One genomic segment of Hordeum vulgare subsp. vulgare chromosome 2H, MorexV3_pseudomolecules_assembly, whole genome shotgun sequence includes these proteins:
- the LOC123428142 gene encoding uncharacterized protein LOC123428142 translates to MAIHLLAFMAAKGFVQVFQVSAPLLWPLNLWLPLPRNLPEVCVVVCAALASHVAWLRRTYARRGSRRSRDDYHNELYRQALLDAAY, encoded by the coding sequence ATGGCGATCCACCTGCTGGCGTTCATGGCGGCCAAGGGCTTCGTGCAGGTGTTCCAGGTCTCGGCGCCGCTGCTGTGGCCGCTCAACCTCTGGCTGCCGCTCCCGCGCAACCTGCCGGAGGTCTGCGTCGTCGTCTGCGCCGCGCTCGCCTCCCACGTCGCCTGGCTGCGCCGCACGTACGCGCGCCGCGGCTCCAGGAGGAGCCGCGACGACTACCACAACGAGCTCTACCGCCAGGCGCTCCTCGACGCCGCCTACTAA
- the LOC123431038 gene encoding uncharacterized protein LOC123431038, giving the protein MVVHVVLLAVPAVGGFMQAFKFSVLLWPFNITLPLLRHLPRVCLTLRAAAAHYHAELRAYLTGRRTVPLPEPRYSTLRGVQRRARGQLAAHAMISLVDISY; this is encoded by the coding sequence ATGGTGGTGCACGTGGTGCTCCTCGCCGTGCCGGCGGTGGGCGGGTTCATGCAGGCGTTCAAGTTCTCGGTCCTGCTCTGGCCGTTCAACATCACGCTGCCGCTGCTCCGCCACCTGCCGCGCGTCTGCCTCACGCTCAGGGCCGCTGCGGCGCACTACCACGCCGAGCTGCGCGCGTACCTCACCGGCCGCAGGACGGTGCCGCTGCCGGAGCCGCGGTACTCCACCCTCCGTGGCGTGCAGAGGCGCGCGCGTGGGCAGCTCGCCGCGCACGCCATGATCTCCCTCGTCGACATATCTTACTGA